One segment of Platichthys flesus chromosome 15, fPlaFle2.1, whole genome shotgun sequence DNA contains the following:
- the esama gene encoding endothelial cell adhesion molecule a isoform X1, whose translation MSNYSLYALIHTKVVMTYSLILSSTELHHNNSEIQGVLAELQMPLTNMDVIKGQSVVLRALYSSTPGSDLSLNTVLWNFVSNDTQLIISYTKDSTIVGSSQFRGRVGFSSTMPSRDVSLYINNTQESDSGRYLCQVITSNDGLTKEVSLDVKVPPGVPKCSLSGKPVLKGNVTLSCNSSSGKPIPVYKWRKTSPTSEVFFSPMLNEKTGTLKLSNLSSNMSGKYMCTASNPAGSETCFINLEIVTSTNVGMIVGATIGSVAGFIFLLLICLVFLLRRRRDSEDDMANEIKEDAQAPKRVSWAKSGMGSDIISKNGTLSSIASSPHHKEPSNHHNNHHMQHYPKRPPSDTASIITATGSMAGYRPSRHHGASTPTHFSYNNNTTLPRGQAVPSEANTNGGSPPRPERYAQLPQAQALPLTFSHPQLQLQAAPSPPPLPNSGVTAANIARMGGVPIMVPAQNQAGSLV comes from the exons ATGTCCAACTATTCTCTATATGCTTTAATTCATACCAAAGTAGTCATGACATATTCTCTCATTCTGTCCTCAACAGAGCTGCACCACAACAATTCAGAGATTCAAG GTGTATTAGCCGAGCTCCAGATGCCCCTAACCAACATGGATGTGATCAagggtcagagcgtggtgctgaGGGCCTTGTACAGCTCTACGCCGGGCAGTGACCTGAGCCTCAACACCGTCCTGTGGAACTTTGTCTCCAATGACACCCAGTTG ATCATCTCCTACACCAAAGACTCCACGATAGTGGGGAGCTCCCAGTTTAGGGGCCGTGTTGGTTTCTCCAGTACCATGCCCTCCCGGGACGTGTCCCTGTACATCAACAACACCCAGGAGTCCGACTCAGGACGCTACCTCTGCCAGGTCATCACGTCCAATGACGGCCTCACCAAAGAAGTCAGTTTGGATGTGAAGG TCCCTCCTGGTGTTCCTAAGTGCTCGCTATCAGGGAAGCCAGTGCTGAAAGGAAACGTGACTCTGAGCTGCAATTCCAGTTCAGGGAAGCCCATCCCTGTCTACAAGTGGAGGAAAACCAGTCCCACCTCTGAGGTCTTCTTTTCACCCATGCTCA ATGAGAAGACCGGCACTCTGAAGCTGAGCAACCTGAGCAGTAACATGTCGGGGAAGTACATGTGCACAGCCAGTAACCCAGCCGGCTCCGAGACCTGCTTCATCAACCTGGAGATTGTCACAT CCACCAATGTGGGTATGATCGTTGGCGCCACCATTGGCTCAGTGGCCggcttcatcttcctcctcctcatctgccTCGTTTTTCTGTTGAGGAGGCGGCGAGACAGCGAGGACGACATGGCCAACGAAATCAA GGAAGACGCTCAGGCTCCTAAGCGTGTGTCCTGGGCTAAGAGCGGCATGGGCTCAGATATCATCTCCAAGAATGGCACCCTTTCGTCCATCGCCTCCAGCCCGCACCACAAAGAGCCCTCCAACCACCACAACAACCACCACATGCAGCACTACCCCAAGCGTCCGCCCTCAGACACCGCCTCCATCATCACTGCAACTGGCAGCATGGCCGGCTACAGGCCGTCACGCCATCACGGAgcctccacccccacccacttcagctacaacaacaacaccacccTGCCACGCGGGCAGGCCGTCCCCTCTGAAGCCAACACCAATGGGGGCTCCCCACCCAGACCGGAGCGCTACGCCCAGCTGCCCCAGGCCCAGGCGCTGCCACTGACCTTCAGCCatcctcagctgcagctccaggccgctccctcccctccaccgCTGCCCAACTCCGGTGTGACCGCCGCTAACATCGCCCGTATGGGAGGGGTGCCCATTATGGTGCCAGCACAGAACCAGGCCGGATCGCTGGTCTAA
- the esama gene encoding endothelial cell adhesion molecule a isoform X2, with product MEVCATSRKLPLLSLTFLCGLTGVLAELQMPLTNMDVIKGQSVVLRALYSSTPGSDLSLNTVLWNFVSNDTQLIISYTKDSTIVGSSQFRGRVGFSSTMPSRDVSLYINNTQESDSGRYLCQVITSNDGLTKEVSLDVKVPPGVPKCSLSGKPVLKGNVTLSCNSSSGKPIPVYKWRKTSPTSEVFFSPMLNEKTGTLKLSNLSSNMSGKYMCTASNPAGSETCFINLEIVTSTNVGMIVGATIGSVAGFIFLLLICLVFLLRRRRDSEDDMANEIKEDAQAPKRVSWAKSGMGSDIISKNGTLSSIASSPHHKEPSNHHNNHHMQHYPKRPPSDTASIITATGSMAGYRPSRHHGASTPTHFSYNNNTTLPRGQAVPSEANTNGGSPPRPERYAQLPQAQALPLTFSHPQLQLQAAPSPPPLPNSGVTAANIARMGGVPIMVPAQNQAGSLV from the exons GTGTATTAGCCGAGCTCCAGATGCCCCTAACCAACATGGATGTGATCAagggtcagagcgtggtgctgaGGGCCTTGTACAGCTCTACGCCGGGCAGTGACCTGAGCCTCAACACCGTCCTGTGGAACTTTGTCTCCAATGACACCCAGTTG ATCATCTCCTACACCAAAGACTCCACGATAGTGGGGAGCTCCCAGTTTAGGGGCCGTGTTGGTTTCTCCAGTACCATGCCCTCCCGGGACGTGTCCCTGTACATCAACAACACCCAGGAGTCCGACTCAGGACGCTACCTCTGCCAGGTCATCACGTCCAATGACGGCCTCACCAAAGAAGTCAGTTTGGATGTGAAGG TCCCTCCTGGTGTTCCTAAGTGCTCGCTATCAGGGAAGCCAGTGCTGAAAGGAAACGTGACTCTGAGCTGCAATTCCAGTTCAGGGAAGCCCATCCCTGTCTACAAGTGGAGGAAAACCAGTCCCACCTCTGAGGTCTTCTTTTCACCCATGCTCA ATGAGAAGACCGGCACTCTGAAGCTGAGCAACCTGAGCAGTAACATGTCGGGGAAGTACATGTGCACAGCCAGTAACCCAGCCGGCTCCGAGACCTGCTTCATCAACCTGGAGATTGTCACAT CCACCAATGTGGGTATGATCGTTGGCGCCACCATTGGCTCAGTGGCCggcttcatcttcctcctcctcatctgccTCGTTTTTCTGTTGAGGAGGCGGCGAGACAGCGAGGACGACATGGCCAACGAAATCAA GGAAGACGCTCAGGCTCCTAAGCGTGTGTCCTGGGCTAAGAGCGGCATGGGCTCAGATATCATCTCCAAGAATGGCACCCTTTCGTCCATCGCCTCCAGCCCGCACCACAAAGAGCCCTCCAACCACCACAACAACCACCACATGCAGCACTACCCCAAGCGTCCGCCCTCAGACACCGCCTCCATCATCACTGCAACTGGCAGCATGGCCGGCTACAGGCCGTCACGCCATCACGGAgcctccacccccacccacttcagctacaacaacaacaccacccTGCCACGCGGGCAGGCCGTCCCCTCTGAAGCCAACACCAATGGGGGCTCCCCACCCAGACCGGAGCGCTACGCCCAGCTGCCCCAGGCCCAGGCGCTGCCACTGACCTTCAGCCatcctcagctgcagctccaggccgctccctcccctccaccgCTGCCCAACTCCGGTGTGACCGCCGCTAACATCGCCCGTATGGGAGGGGTGCCCATTATGGTGCCAGCACAGAACCAGGCCGGATCGCTGGTCTAA
- the esama gene encoding endothelial cell adhesion molecule a isoform X3 → MPLTNMDVIKGQSVVLRALYSSTPGSDLSLNTVLWNFVSNDTQLIISYTKDSTIVGSSQFRGRVGFSSTMPSRDVSLYINNTQESDSGRYLCQVITSNDGLTKEVSLDVKVPPGVPKCSLSGKPVLKGNVTLSCNSSSGKPIPVYKWRKTSPTSEVFFSPMLNEKTGTLKLSNLSSNMSGKYMCTASNPAGSETCFINLEIVTSTNVGMIVGATIGSVAGFIFLLLICLVFLLRRRRDSEDDMANEIKEDAQAPKRVSWAKSGMGSDIISKNGTLSSIASSPHHKEPSNHHNNHHMQHYPKRPPSDTASIITATGSMAGYRPSRHHGASTPTHFSYNNNTTLPRGQAVPSEANTNGGSPPRPERYAQLPQAQALPLTFSHPQLQLQAAPSPPPLPNSGVTAANIARMGGVPIMVPAQNQAGSLV, encoded by the exons ATGCCCCTAACCAACATGGATGTGATCAagggtcagagcgtggtgctgaGGGCCTTGTACAGCTCTACGCCGGGCAGTGACCTGAGCCTCAACACCGTCCTGTGGAACTTTGTCTCCAATGACACCCAGTTG ATCATCTCCTACACCAAAGACTCCACGATAGTGGGGAGCTCCCAGTTTAGGGGCCGTGTTGGTTTCTCCAGTACCATGCCCTCCCGGGACGTGTCCCTGTACATCAACAACACCCAGGAGTCCGACTCAGGACGCTACCTCTGCCAGGTCATCACGTCCAATGACGGCCTCACCAAAGAAGTCAGTTTGGATGTGAAGG TCCCTCCTGGTGTTCCTAAGTGCTCGCTATCAGGGAAGCCAGTGCTGAAAGGAAACGTGACTCTGAGCTGCAATTCCAGTTCAGGGAAGCCCATCCCTGTCTACAAGTGGAGGAAAACCAGTCCCACCTCTGAGGTCTTCTTTTCACCCATGCTCA ATGAGAAGACCGGCACTCTGAAGCTGAGCAACCTGAGCAGTAACATGTCGGGGAAGTACATGTGCACAGCCAGTAACCCAGCCGGCTCCGAGACCTGCTTCATCAACCTGGAGATTGTCACAT CCACCAATGTGGGTATGATCGTTGGCGCCACCATTGGCTCAGTGGCCggcttcatcttcctcctcctcatctgccTCGTTTTTCTGTTGAGGAGGCGGCGAGACAGCGAGGACGACATGGCCAACGAAATCAA GGAAGACGCTCAGGCTCCTAAGCGTGTGTCCTGGGCTAAGAGCGGCATGGGCTCAGATATCATCTCCAAGAATGGCACCCTTTCGTCCATCGCCTCCAGCCCGCACCACAAAGAGCCCTCCAACCACCACAACAACCACCACATGCAGCACTACCCCAAGCGTCCGCCCTCAGACACCGCCTCCATCATCACTGCAACTGGCAGCATGGCCGGCTACAGGCCGTCACGCCATCACGGAgcctccacccccacccacttcagctacaacaacaacaccacccTGCCACGCGGGCAGGCCGTCCCCTCTGAAGCCAACACCAATGGGGGCTCCCCACCCAGACCGGAGCGCTACGCCCAGCTGCCCCAGGCCCAGGCGCTGCCACTGACCTTCAGCCatcctcagctgcagctccaggccgctccctcccctccaccgCTGCCCAACTCCGGTGTGACCGCCGCTAACATCGCCCGTATGGGAGGGGTGCCCATTATGGTGCCAGCACAGAACCAGGCCGGATCGCTGGTCTAA